In Palaemon carinicauda isolate YSFRI2023 chromosome 28, ASM3689809v2, whole genome shotgun sequence, a single genomic region encodes these proteins:
- the LOC137621475 gene encoding putative uncharacterized protein DDB_G0271606: protein MKLLELVLFLALCARSWSVQTEGELSTSIANADTSFYLDSRGAISTLQGAIPNDHLQEIHELLIKRFEEEVTQSQQSYDFQRNPQPSVNAPYQWAYEVNAASTGDKKSQIERREEDGIVHGRYSVLDPDGSLRVVTYMAHPDDGFQATVDKQVGFQEPADTGSLIVLAYNSGQRNLHNLEKPISTNKQRPDSSQRQELRISQQNQYRQQILQQQSRNQYDQQDQNQKLQLRNQPNSSERQQNNQSHSQHKYIKQDPGNQQQDYRNQRSPTNSQQIRQPEHRHSYEEKLQDLYQGQQTSLVQNWPRLDTRQQEKYHNSDQQLQLKKEPLQVNYRGKAQSYQNNHQQCQVITSQTHQEQKNRVEQEHLQKQQFANQQQHDSRAHDQLQYGDKNQNQPQMNNRGAIIVQAAQQNYGSEQLRRYYQQQNSQPLHTSMIRQNEQERKRGLIQHRQSIELDSDNNYEVYAQAKLKLDENGSYNIVPIILRRVRQTEADEE from the exons TTGCTGGAGCTAGTATTATTCTTGGCCCTTTGCGCCAGAAGCTGGAGTGTGCAGACGGAAGGCGAGCTCTCCACGTCCATTGCCAACGCTGATACAAGCTTCTACTTAGACTCGAGAGGCGCTATTTCGACATTGCAAGGAGCCATTCCTAATGATCACCTCCAGGAGATTCACGAACTACTGATTAAAAGATTTGAGGAAGAAGTCACTCAGTCACAACAGAGCTATGATTTTCAAAGAAATCCTCAGCCAAGTGTG AATGCCCCGTACCAGTGGGCATATGAGGTCAATGCAGCTTCAACTGGTGATAAGAAGAGTCAGATTGAACGCAGAGAAGAAGATGGCATTGTGCATGGAAGATACTCAGTACTGGATCCCGATGGTTCGCTCAGGGTCGTTACTTACATGGCTCACCCTGATGATGGATTCCAAGCAACTGTGGACAAGCAAGTCGGATTTCAGGAGCCAGCTGATACTGGAAGTTTGATTGTGCTGGCTTATAACTCTGGACAACGAAACCTACATAATCTAGAGAAACCGATTTCTACTAACAAACAACGCCCTGATTCATCTCAAAGACAAGAACTACGCATAAGTCAGCAAAACCAATACAGACAGCAAATATTACAACAACAGTCCAGAAACCAATATGATCAACAGGACCAAAATCAGAAACTGCAGCTAAGAAATCAACCAAACTCCTCTGAAAGACAACAAAATAATCAGTCACACAGCcaacacaaatatataaaacaagatCCTGGAAATCAACAACAAGATTACAGAAATCAGAGAAGCCCCACAAATAGTCAACAAATTCGTCAACCAGAGCATCGGCATAGTTATGAAGAAAAGTTACAGGACTTATATCAAGGACAACAGACATCATTGGTCCAAAATTGGCCTAGGTTAGATACTAGGCAGCAAGAAAAATACCACAACAGTGACCAGCAATTACAATTAAAAAAAGAGCCGTTGCAAGTGAATTATCGTGGCAAAGCACAGAGCTATCAAAATAACCATCAACAATGCCAGGTTATCACCAGCCAAACCCATCAGGAACAGAAGAACAGAGTAGAACAAGAGCATTTACAAAAACAACAATTTGCTAATCAGCAGCAGCACGACAGTAGGGCCCATGACCAACTCCAATATGGCGACAAAAACCAAAATCAGCCTCAAATGAACAATAGAGGAGCTATCATTGTACAAGCAGCACAACAGAATTACGGGAGCGAACAACTGAGAAGGTATTATCAGCAGCAGAACTCCCAACCTTTACATACAAGCATGATACGTCAAAATGAACAAGAGAGAAAACGTGGACTAATTCAGCACCGCCAATCTATAGAACTTGATTCAGATAACAACTATGAAGTATATGCGCAAGCCAAACTAAAGCTGGATGAAAATGGATCGTATAATATAGTTCCTATTATTCTTCGACGTGTAAGGCAAACTGAAGCAGATGAAGAGTAA